The following coding sequences lie in one Heyndrickxia oleronia genomic window:
- a CDS encoding FAD-dependent oxidoreductase: protein MAQEKDADIIIIGSGIGGCAAALAAAQMGKKVIMTEETDWIGGQLTSQAVPPDEHKWIEYFGCTTTYRKFRNRVREYYRRHYPLTEAARKDEVFNPGNAWVSRIAHEPRVALAVLYDMLAPYISNAQITIMLNYCLTRAEVEGDTVKSVHVQNQKNKEIFILSGKYFLDATECGDMLPMTGTEYVTGAEAKSETGEPHALDGAPIPLDMQSITHCFIVDYIEGGNFTIEKPKQYDFWKNYHADFMSHKLLSWYGVDGVTGQSKKFGMFPGKHISLWDYRRIIDRNHFQPNRYEGDISIINWPQNDYWLGPIIDVSHEEKIKHLEGAKQLSLSLLYWLQTEAPRDDGGIGYPGLRLRKDMVGTEDGLAMHPYIRESRRIKAEFTVLEQHISVESRGDKGITIFPDSIGVGWYYIDLHPTVVTNTTCYVPSYPFQIPLGSLIPIRMNNLLPACKNIGATHLTNGCFRLHPVEWNIGESAGYLAAYSIEKGILPRDVRNNEELLSEFQQLLVRQGIELDWPRIDGAHVK, encoded by the coding sequence ATGGCACAGGAAAAGGACGCAGATATTATTATAATTGGCAGTGGAATAGGTGGTTGTGCTGCAGCACTTGCCGCCGCCCAAATGGGGAAAAAGGTTATTATGACGGAAGAAACAGATTGGATTGGTGGACAGCTTACAAGTCAAGCTGTTCCTCCGGACGAACATAAATGGATCGAATACTTTGGTTGTACAACGACCTATAGAAAGTTTCGGAATCGGGTGAGGGAGTATTATCGACGTCATTACCCACTAACAGAGGCCGCAAGAAAAGATGAAGTTTTTAATCCAGGGAATGCTTGGGTCAGTAGGATCGCACATGAACCAAGAGTAGCTCTTGCGGTTCTTTATGATATGTTGGCCCCGTATATCAGCAACGCACAAATTACTATTATGCTAAATTATTGTTTGACTCGTGCGGAGGTTGAGGGGGATACTGTTAAATCGGTTCACGTACAGAATCAAAAAAATAAGGAAATATTTATATTAAGTGGTAAATACTTTTTAGATGCAACAGAATGTGGTGACATGCTTCCTATGACTGGCACGGAGTATGTAACAGGGGCTGAAGCAAAATCAGAAACGGGTGAGCCACATGCTCTTGATGGGGCGCCTATTCCATTAGATATGCAATCCATCACCCATTGTTTTATCGTTGATTATATCGAAGGTGGAAATTTTACGATTGAAAAACCAAAGCAATATGATTTTTGGAAAAATTATCATGCTGATTTTATGAGCCATAAATTACTAAGTTGGTATGGGGTCGATGGAGTAACAGGTCAATCTAAAAAATTCGGCATGTTTCCTGGTAAGCATATTTCATTATGGGATTATCGGAGGATCATTGATCGCAACCATTTTCAGCCAAATAGATACGAAGGGGATATTTCCATTATTAATTGGCCACAAAATGATTATTGGCTAGGTCCGATCATTGATGTCAGTCATGAGGAAAAGATCAAACATTTAGAAGGAGCGAAACAGTTAAGCCTCTCCCTTTTATATTGGTTACAAACGGAGGCACCTAGGGATGATGGTGGCATTGGTTACCCTGGTTTAAGACTAAGAAAAGATATGGTAGGTACGGAAGATGGTTTAGCTATGCATCCCTATATTCGGGAATCAAGAAGAATTAAGGCGGAATTTACTGTATTGGAACAACATATTAGTGTGGAGAGCCGTGGTGATAAAGGTATCACGATATTCCCTGATTCAATTGGAGTAGGCTGGTATTATATTGATTTACATCCAACAGTTGTTACGAATACTACCTGCTATGTACCGAGCTATCCTTTTCAAATTCCATTAGGCAGTCTTATACCTATACGGATGAATAATTTATTGCCGGCTTGTAAAAACATTGGAGCTACACATTTAACAAATGGATGCTTCCGGCTTCATCCTGTTGAGTGGAATATTGGAGAATCAGCAGGCTATTTAGCGGCTTATTCGATTGAAAAAGGAATCCTGCCTAGGGACGTTCGAAACAATGAAGAATTACTTTCTGAGTTTCAACAATTATTAGTTCGTCAGGGAATTGAATTAGATTGGCCAAGAATTGATGGAGCACATGTGAAATAG
- a CDS encoding Gfo/Idh/MocA family protein: MKLAIIGTGSQCQQHLRAWLTFREVTVVGIITQDSTLQQEAEVNGITIYNRLESLIQYTDVDVIDVATPVRSPLELVTMAAEANIHVIYGTLAAINSNEVSKMISVCMKHKVQLLMGNTYRHTPEFIQARLQINKGLIGKTGVIRIRSGVPYPNNDDQINIDRNLFNEVGLPHFDWLRWTFGEAEMVMSRRVNHSDIEGTPIEYGFVTLRMTDGTIAYLECSWSDYAQHTSFELTGNKGMITYDSQDNNPLLLQNHLSTLIEYKKEGVDTRIFRHYLQCLLGNEKPAMSAEDVMKALQLADAANQSVAQGQPVFLSKGVECL, translated from the coding sequence ATGAAGCTTGCAATCATCGGGACAGGAAGTCAATGTCAGCAACATTTGAGAGCATGGTTAACATTTAGAGAAGTCACAGTTGTAGGGATTATTACGCAGGATTCGACCTTACAGCAGGAGGCAGAGGTGAATGGGATTACGATTTATAATCGATTAGAATCACTCATTCAATATACAGATGTGGATGTTATTGATGTAGCAACACCGGTTAGAAGCCCCTTAGAGTTAGTGACTATGGCAGCGGAAGCTAATATTCATGTGATTTATGGAACATTAGCTGCAATTAATAGTAATGAAGTAAGTAAGATGATTTCAGTTTGCATGAAACATAAAGTACAGCTTTTAATGGGAAATACATACCGTCACACACCTGAATTTATTCAGGCAAGACTTCAAATTAACAAGGGATTGATTGGAAAAACAGGTGTTATTCGAATAAGGAGTGGAGTCCCGTATCCAAACAATGATGATCAAATAAATATAGATCGTAATTTATTTAATGAGGTGGGCTTACCTCATTTCGATTGGCTACGTTGGACATTTGGTGAGGCAGAAATGGTGATGTCAAGACGTGTAAATCATTCAGATATCGAGGGTACTCCCATCGAATATGGTTTTGTCACATTGCGTATGACGGATGGAACAATCGCTTATTTGGAATGTTCTTGGTCTGATTATGCACAGCATACTTCCTTTGAATTGACAGGAAACAAAGGAATGATTACATATGATAGTCAGGACAATAATCCACTGCTTTTACAAAATCATTTAAGCACTTTAATAGAGTATAAGAAGGAAGGCGTGGATACCCGTATTTTTCGTCATTACTTGCAATGTCTACTTGGGAATGAAAAGCCGGCTATGTCAGCAGAGGATGTAATGAAGGCATTGCAACTAGCAGATGCGGCGAATCAATCAGTTGCACAAGGACAGCCTGTTTTTCTTTCAAAAGGAGTGGAATGTCTATGA
- a CDS encoding Gfo/Idh/MocA family protein: MKIGIISFAHMHAITYANYVQEHPNAELSYIWDEDEKRGKEMATKFHCVYISDIHSFLKTDIEAVIICSENAKHKEHVVYAAEANKHILCEKPLATEISDAKEMIQACEQAGVILQVAYPVRFAPAVVKAKEIIDQGDIGEVIAISGTNHGQMPGGWFIEKALSGGGAATDHIVHIMDVIRWILKDEVKNVYAEFDTRFYDIDVEDCGIVTLELKSGVIVSIDPSWSRPKTFPTWGDVTIRFIGTKGNLYVDAFKQHATYFNDHDGKIQHLPLAEDMDEKLINDFISCVQEQREPSITGLDGLRTLEVVKAAYESNQKKQVVRLETIYS, encoded by the coding sequence ATGAAAATAGGAATCATTAGTTTTGCACATATGCACGCTATAACTTATGCCAATTATGTCCAGGAACATCCAAATGCTGAATTATCTTATATTTGGGATGAGGATGAAAAACGTGGGAAAGAAATGGCTACAAAGTTTCATTGTGTTTATATAAGCGATATTCATTCTTTTTTGAAAACGGATATTGAAGCGGTCATTATTTGTTCGGAAAATGCCAAACATAAAGAGCATGTCGTTTATGCGGCTGAGGCAAACAAGCATATTTTATGTGAGAAACCGCTCGCAACTGAAATTAGTGATGCAAAAGAGATGATTCAAGCCTGTGAACAGGCGGGTGTCATCCTTCAAGTGGCCTATCCAGTTCGCTTTGCTCCTGCTGTAGTAAAGGCGAAGGAAATAATTGATCAAGGCGATATTGGGGAAGTAATTGCAATCAGCGGGACCAATCATGGACAAATGCCTGGTGGATGGTTTATCGAAAAAGCTCTTTCTGGAGGTGGTGCAGCAACAGACCATATCGTTCATATAATGGATGTCATTCGTTGGATTTTAAAGGACGAGGTAAAGAATGTATATGCTGAGTTTGATACAAGATTTTATGATATTGACGTAGAGGATTGTGGCATAGTCACACTTGAGCTTAAATCTGGTGTCATCGTTTCCATTGATCCGAGCTGGTCGAGACCGAAAACATTTCCTACTTGGGGTGATGTTACAATCCGCTTTATTGGCACAAAAGGAAATCTATATGTGGATGCTTTCAAGCAGCATGCTACCTATTTTAATGATCATGATGGTAAAATACAGCATTTACCGTTAGCAGAGGATATGGATGAAAAACTGATCAATGATTTTATATCCTGTGTCCAAGAACAAAGAGAGCCATCCATCACTGGATTGGATGGACTTCGCACATTAGAAGTTGTAAAAGCGGCTTATGAATCCAACCAAAAAAAACAGGTCGTTCGTTTAGAAACTATATATAGTTGA
- a CDS encoding Gfo/Idh/MocA family protein, producing MSKKLKIGVIGTGSISDSHLRSYQNNENADIYAICDFNEERAKAKAAAFQAEKTYTNHLDLLKDAELDAVSICTWNNTHAEIAIDALNAGKHVLVEKPLTTSVEKALKVEEAVKRSGKNLQVGFVRRYATNTKIIKNFIDHGELGEIYFAKATCIRRLGNPGGWFADKERSGGGPLIDIGVHVIDILWYLMGCPKVKSISGNTYSKLGNRSNIENLSFYKAADYDPSKNNVEDMANAMIRFENGASMLVDVSFTLHAKKDEIAVKLFGTKGGAEIEPELSIISEKHNTILNITPQVDNLSFDFVKGFQNEIDHFVNVCLGEKETLSPVQHGVEMMKILCGIYESSEKGKEIYFN from the coding sequence ATGTCAAAAAAACTAAAAATAGGTGTGATCGGCACAGGTTCAATTTCAGATTCACATCTTCGCTCTTATCAAAATAATGAAAATGCTGATATTTATGCTATATGTGACTTTAATGAAGAAAGAGCAAAGGCAAAGGCTGCAGCTTTTCAGGCAGAAAAAACGTATACGAATCATTTAGATCTTTTAAAAGATGCTGAACTAGACGCGGTGAGTATTTGTACATGGAATAATACACATGCTGAAATTGCTATTGATGCTTTGAATGCCGGTAAACATGTATTAGTGGAAAAACCATTAACGACAAGTGTTGAAAAAGCATTAAAGGTTGAAGAAGCAGTGAAACGGAGTGGGAAAAACCTGCAGGTTGGTTTTGTAAGAAGATATGCAACGAATACGAAAATCATAAAAAATTTTATTGATCATGGTGAATTAGGTGAAATTTACTTTGCAAAAGCGACTTGTATTCGAAGATTAGGAAACCCGGGTGGTTGGTTTGCTGATAAAGAAAGATCAGGTGGCGGTCCATTAATCGATATAGGTGTTCATGTGATTGATATTCTTTGGTATTTGATGGGCTGTCCAAAAGTTAAATCAATTAGCGGAAATACGTATTCGAAGTTAGGGAACCGGTCGAATATAGAAAATCTATCATTCTACAAAGCAGCAGACTATGATCCTAGTAAAAATAATGTAGAGGATATGGCAAACGCGATGATTCGCTTTGAAAATGGAGCGTCGATGTTAGTCGATGTAAGTTTCACTCTCCATGCGAAAAAGGATGAAATCGCGGTCAAGCTTTTTGGAACAAAGGGCGGAGCTGAAATTGAACCAGAGCTCTCCATTATTTCAGAAAAACATAATACAATTTTGAATATCACTCCACAGGTTGACAATCTATCCTTTGATTTTGTCAAAGGCTTTCAAAACGAAATTGATCATTTTGTCAATGTATGTTTAGGGGAAAAAGAAACATTAAGTCCAGTCCAGCATGGAGTAGAAATGATGAAAATATTATGTGGAATATATGAATCAAGTGAAAAAGGGAAAGAAATCTATTTTAATTAA
- a CDS encoding Cof-type HAD-IIB family hydrolase encodes MDNQAIHPDIRLIALDMDGTLLTNQQEVSKENKEAISRAKEMGIHIVLTTGRNFTTAHPYAEELKLDSYMVTVNGGEIWDPSCELIERNFLQIDDVQRMWELAKQYKTYFWAITPEHIYREGFPNEMDISEHKWLKFGFDVKDDVIRHTLLEELTNRKLQVTNSSPTNLEVNPYGVSKARGLEKVCSRIGITMENVMAMGDSLNDSSMITKAGVGVAMGNAQEKVKEMANWVTATNEDHGVAKAIQHWVFNK; translated from the coding sequence TTGGACAATCAAGCCATTCATCCAGATATCCGCTTAATCGCACTCGACATGGACGGAACCTTACTTACTAATCAACAAGAAGTATCAAAAGAAAATAAAGAAGCCATTTCAAGAGCAAAGGAAATGGGAATACATATTGTCTTAACGACTGGTAGAAACTTTACGACCGCTCATCCATATGCAGAGGAGTTGAAACTAGATTCTTATATGGTAACAGTGAATGGAGGAGAAATATGGGATCCTTCATGTGAATTAATAGAAAGAAATTTTCTCCAAATAGACGATGTACAAAGAATGTGGGAATTAGCTAAACAATACAAAACCTATTTCTGGGCAATTACTCCTGAGCATATTTATCGAGAAGGATTCCCTAATGAAATGGATATTTCAGAGCATAAATGGTTAAAATTTGGTTTTGATGTTAAAGATGATGTCATTCGTCACACTTTATTAGAAGAACTAACGAACCGAAAACTTCAAGTAACCAATTCTAGTCCGACGAATCTAGAGGTAAATCCTTACGGAGTGAGTAAAGCGAGAGGCTTAGAAAAGGTTTGTTCTAGGATCGGGATTACAATGGAAAATGTGATGGCTATGGGAGATAGTCTGAATGATAGCTCAATGATCACAAAAGCGGGTGTAGGTGTGGCGATGGGAAATGCCCAAGAAAAGGTGAAGGAGATGGCTAATTGGGTAACGGCTACAAATGAGGACCACGGTGTAGCAAAAGCAATTCAGCATTGGGTGTTCAATAAGTGA
- a CDS encoding MurR/RpiR family transcriptional regulator has protein sequence MSSLLEDIQSRYSSFSDKERQIADYLLASPDEASHSHIKDIASKTGVSVASITRFAKKVSCRNFVELKLKLARQNHAAKSDDIDETLQNQYKEMFQDIQSLSGKESFSRVLSLIEEANRIFIYGLGSSGLASQELNYRLSRMGFASEAVTDPHLMVIRSGLLKEGDLLLTFSRSGQTRDLLVSLEKARENGVKIVSFTAYGDTPLTALSHEVLWTIHPIRNGYFSPGLDLSALFLIDRITAHFLQDPERNKTYRQTISIISNLSHLNQSK, from the coding sequence GTGTCTTCACTATTAGAGGATATTCAATCTAGATACTCTTCCTTTTCAGATAAAGAAAGGCAAATTGCAGATTACCTCTTAGCATCACCAGATGAAGCGTCCCATAGCCATATTAAAGATATTGCTAGTAAAACAGGAGTTTCTGTTGCGTCAATTACAAGATTTGCTAAAAAAGTATCTTGTCGTAATTTTGTAGAACTCAAATTAAAGCTTGCTAGGCAAAATCATGCAGCAAAAAGCGATGACATTGACGAAACATTACAGAATCAATATAAAGAAATGTTTCAAGATATACAGTCTTTATCTGGAAAAGAATCCTTTTCACGTGTTCTATCATTAATCGAAGAAGCTAATCGGATTTTCATTTATGGATTAGGTAGTTCCGGTTTAGCATCTCAAGAATTAAACTACCGTTTAAGTCGGATGGGGTTTGCTTCCGAAGCGGTTACCGACCCTCATTTGATGGTAATTAGGAGTGGATTATTAAAGGAAGGGGATCTATTACTTACATTTTCTCGTTCTGGACAAACAAGAGACCTTTTAGTATCACTTGAAAAAGCAAGAGAAAATGGAGTAAAAATTGTCTCTTTCACCGCCTACGGTGATACACCACTCACTGCGCTTTCACACGAGGTACTATGGACAATACACCCAATAAGAAATGGTTACTTCTCTCCGGGTCTGGACTTAAGTGCATTATTTTTAATTGATCGAATTACTGCACATTTCCTTCAAGATCCTGAGCGGAATAAAACATATAGACAAACCATATCAATCATTTCTAATTTATCACACTTAAATCAATCGAAATAA
- a CDS encoding N-acetylmannosamine-6-phosphate 2-epimerase, with protein MLETIKKGLVASCQALPDEPLHSSFIMAKMALAAQQGGAAGIRANSKEDIIAIKQEVKLPVIGIIKQDYSDSDVFITATKREANLLLETGCEMIALDATLRKRPQGETLEELVSYIRKKGPHVQLMADISTIEDAVNAEKLGFDCVSTTLYGYTNETKGCKLYDNEFHFIKKVLQSVSIPVIAEGNIITPEMAKQVLDLGAYSVVVGGAISRPQQITARFIEVIKKG; from the coding sequence ATGTTAGAAACCATAAAAAAAGGGCTTGTTGCTTCTTGCCAAGCACTTCCAGACGAACCACTTCATAGCTCATTTATTATGGCAAAAATGGCGTTAGCAGCACAGCAAGGCGGTGCTGCTGGGATTCGTGCTAACTCGAAGGAAGATATCATTGCGATAAAACAAGAGGTAAAATTACCTGTCATCGGTATTATTAAACAGGATTATTCCGATAGCGATGTGTTTATTACTGCAACAAAGCGCGAGGCAAATCTTTTACTAGAAACTGGTTGTGAGATGATTGCACTTGATGCAACTCTCCGGAAACGACCGCAGGGAGAAACACTAGAAGAATTGGTTTCATATATAAGAAAAAAGGGACCACATGTTCAATTGATGGCTGATATTTCTACGATTGAAGATGCTGTGAATGCTGAAAAACTTGGATTCGACTGTGTCTCAACTACTCTATATGGATACACAAATGAAACAAAAGGTTGTAAACTATATGATAATGAGTTTCACTTTATAAAAAAAGTCCTTCAATCCGTTTCCATTCCTGTCATTGCAGAAGGTAATATTATCACACCAGAAATGGCTAAGCAGGTATTGGATTTAGGAGCATATTCAGTTGTTGTCGGTGGTGCCATTTCAAGACCACAGCAAATAACCGCTCGATTTATTGAAGTCATAAAAAAGGGATAA
- the ptsG gene encoding glucose-specific PTS transporter subunit IIBC produces MNSFFEKAQQFGKSFMLPIAVLPAAGLLLGIGGALSNPNTIKAYPFLDVSWLQGVFTIMSSAGNIVFANLALLFAVGLAVGLAKSDKGTAGLAGVLAFLVMNATMSALLTITGKINIENPAAAGQGMVLGIQSLETGVFGGVVVGIVAAWLHNRFNKTQLPPFLGFFSGSRFVPIISSFAAIILGVVLFIVWPFIQSGIFKMGGLVEATGYIGTFIYGFVLRLLGPFGLHHIFYMPFWTTSLGGSLVVDGHLIEGTQRIFFAQLADPDTKEFYIGTSRFMSGRFITMMFGLVGAAYAIYRTAKPEKKKIVAGLMGSAALTSFLTGITEPLEFSFLFVAPFLYVLHAFFDGLAFMIAHILHITIGQTFSGGFIDFILFGILQGNAKTNWVLVPVVGIIWFFLYFFTFTFFIKKFNFKTPGREEEGEAVVSINNKSERAQVIVEALGGKENLENVDCCATRLRVTVKNETAVDENMLKKTGAKGVLSKGKGIQVIYGPDVTIIKNEIEEMVGE; encoded by the coding sequence ATGAATAGTTTCTTTGAAAAGGCGCAACAATTTGGTAAATCATTTATGTTACCGATTGCTGTATTACCAGCAGCCGGCCTTTTACTAGGAATTGGAGGAGCACTATCCAATCCTAATACAATTAAAGCCTATCCATTTTTAGATGTATCATGGCTTCAAGGTGTATTTACGATTATGTCTAGTGCTGGAAACATTGTATTTGCAAATCTTGCTTTACTTTTTGCTGTTGGACTTGCGGTAGGATTAGCAAAATCTGATAAAGGTACAGCGGGTTTAGCTGGAGTCCTTGCCTTTTTAGTAATGAATGCGACAATGTCTGCACTTCTTACAATTACAGGAAAAATTAATATTGAGAATCCTGCAGCAGCTGGTCAAGGAATGGTCCTTGGTATCCAGTCATTAGAAACGGGTGTGTTTGGGGGAGTTGTAGTCGGTATTGTAGCTGCATGGCTTCATAATCGCTTTAATAAAACCCAGCTACCACCATTCTTAGGCTTCTTTAGTGGTTCACGATTTGTACCAATTATTTCTTCGTTTGCTGCAATTATTCTAGGTGTTGTTCTATTTATTGTATGGCCATTTATTCAAAGCGGAATTTTTAAAATGGGTGGTTTAGTCGAAGCAACTGGCTATATAGGAACATTTATTTATGGCTTTGTCCTTCGTTTATTAGGGCCTTTTGGCTTACATCATATTTTTTATATGCCATTTTGGACAACAAGTCTTGGGGGATCACTCGTAGTAGATGGTCATCTCATTGAAGGAACACAGCGAATTTTCTTTGCTCAATTAGCAGATCCAGATACAAAAGAATTTTACATTGGAACATCCCGTTTTATGTCTGGACGTTTTATTACAATGATGTTTGGATTAGTGGGTGCAGCCTATGCAATTTATCGCACAGCAAAACCCGAAAAGAAAAAGATTGTGGCAGGTTTAATGGGTTCAGCGGCCTTGACCTCTTTCCTTACAGGAATTACCGAACCACTTGAATTTTCTTTCCTATTTGTCGCACCATTTCTTTATGTATTACATGCATTTTTTGATGGATTGGCATTTATGATTGCACATATTCTTCATATTACGATTGGTCAAACTTTCTCTGGAGGCTTCATTGATTTTATTTTATTCGGAATATTACAAGGAAATGCGAAAACTAATTGGGTACTCGTACCTGTAGTTGGTATCATTTGGTTCTTCCTTTACTTCTTCACTTTTACTTTCTTTATTAAAAAATTCAACTTTAAAACACCTGGTCGTGAAGAAGAAGGTGAAGCAGTAGTATCTATCAATAATAAAAGTGAACGTGCACAAGTGATTGTAGAAGCATTAGGCGGGAAAGAGAATTTAGAAAATGTTGATTGCTGCGCTACTCGCTTACGTGTAACGGTAAAAAATGAAACAGCTGTTGATGAAAACATGCTGAAGAAAACAGGGGCAAAAGGAGTTCTTTCAAAGGGAAAAGGAATTCAAGTTATTTATGGACCTGATGTAACTATAATTAAAAATGAAATAGAAGAAATGGTAGGCGAATAA
- a CDS encoding PTS sugar transporter subunit IIA, whose amino-acid sequence MMFKSLFKKVNQSIILNAPLEGTFVLLEEVPDQVFSEKMMGDGVAILPQNNRLVSPIDGEVVDVFPTKHAISLRSNEGAELLIHMGLETVNLKGEGFEINVKNGDKISKGTQLGIFDIEKIKKLGYEVITPIILLNGNHYEISHRIQQGEAVNHSDLIMELRKKG is encoded by the coding sequence ATGATGTTTAAATCTTTATTTAAAAAAGTGAATCAATCTATTATATTAAATGCGCCACTAGAAGGAACCTTTGTTTTATTAGAGGAAGTTCCAGATCAAGTATTTTCTGAAAAAATGATGGGCGATGGTGTTGCAATTTTACCTCAAAATAATCGATTGGTATCACCGATAGACGGTGAAGTGGTTGACGTTTTTCCGACAAAGCATGCGATCTCTCTTCGCTCAAATGAAGGTGCAGAGCTATTAATCCATATGGGCTTAGAGACCGTAAATCTAAAAGGTGAAGGTTTTGAAATAAACGTAAAAAATGGGGATAAAATAAGTAAGGGAACTCAGCTAGGTATATTTGATATAGAAAAAATAAAAAAACTAGGCTATGAAGTAATTACACCAATCATTCTGCTTAATGGCAATCACTATGAAATCAGTCACCGAATTCAACAAGGTGAAGCGGTGAATCATTCTGATCTAATTATGGAGCTTCGTAAAAAAGGATAA
- a CDS encoding M14 family metallopeptidase produces the protein MKKIIRVTSLVAALSITAVMPFSGGLFQENAFAAQDKSEFTPYYGNGPSYIQPENIAHLFPSPHAQFTTPGFGKGKIAFTSQEEMMSFIKKLSNKNKNVHLKILGQSLEGRDIPLLLFTKDNPEKIKSNKKKPLIWIQGQIHGNEPAAGESTLVMAQMIAEGKLGDVLDQVNIAIVPRVNPDGSYNFKRYIATNLDANRDYIKVEYPEVQLINQAVNEYQPEVVLDTHEYTVNSSLLKKYGDKGSIASYDLLISPAKNLNIPEQLRKASEDLLLPEVQKVLDKEKLTHHDYYTLGTNDSGKLVATEGSTEARIGRNALGLKNTLTYLIETRGINIGRENFERRVYAQTIAQTNFIKSTAKHADQIKKLVSTARQEIVAKGKQINDNDKIVITSENKLIPDQLLEVIDLAKGERTAIPIDWKDSNEAYATLERERPTAYIMPPAYHDIARKLEILGVKVEKLNKPMKLQIEGFKVIDNKVSTTLENGHYTNQVTTEVTTKEQTFPKGSYVFNMSQANANVIAIALEPESIDSYVTFNFIPVEKGDEIPIYRYMKEGKLPTK, from the coding sequence ATGAAAAAAATCATCCGAGTCACATCCCTTGTAGCTGCATTGTCAATAACAGCCGTGATGCCCTTTTCTGGAGGACTGTTTCAGGAAAACGCATTTGCTGCTCAGGACAAAAGCGAATTCACCCCATATTATGGAAATGGTCCAAGCTATATTCAGCCCGAAAACATTGCCCACCTTTTTCCATCACCCCATGCACAATTCACAACTCCTGGCTTTGGAAAGGGAAAGATTGCTTTTACAAGTCAGGAAGAAATGATGTCATTCATTAAAAAATTATCTAATAAAAATAAAAATGTTCACTTAAAGATTCTTGGTCAATCTTTAGAAGGAAGGGATATCCCACTTCTTTTATTTACAAAAGATAACCCGGAAAAAATAAAGAGTAATAAAAAGAAACCATTGATCTGGATACAAGGACAAATTCATGGAAATGAGCCTGCTGCTGGAGAATCTACCCTTGTAATGGCTCAAATGATAGCAGAAGGAAAGCTAGGAGATGTGCTTGATCAAGTGAATATCGCCATCGTTCCGCGTGTAAATCCAGATGGTTCGTATAATTTTAAACGATACATTGCTACGAACCTTGATGCCAATCGTGATTATATAAAAGTGGAATATCCAGAGGTTCAATTAATTAATCAAGCTGTGAATGAGTATCAGCCAGAAGTCGTACTAGATACCCACGAATATACAGTGAACTCGTCTTTATTAAAGAAATATGGGGATAAGGGTTCGATTGCTTCCTATGATCTGCTCATTTCTCCTGCTAAGAACCTAAATATTCCAGAGCAGCTACGTAAAGCATCTGAGGACTTGCTCCTTCCTGAGGTTCAAAAGGTACTTGATAAAGAAAAGCTAACCCATCATGACTATTACACATTAGGTACCAATGATTCCGGAAAATTAGTTGCAACTGAAGGAAGTACAGAAGCGAGAATTGGTAGAAATGCTCTAGGATTAAAGAACACACTCACATATTTAATTGAGACACGTGGCATCAATATTGGACGTGAGAACTTTGAACGACGCGTCTATGCACAAACTATTGCTCAAACCAATTTTATTAAATCTACGGCAAAACATGCTGATCAAATTAAAAAATTGGTAAGTACTGCAAGACAAGAAATCGTTGCAAAAGGAAAACAAATCAATGATAATGACAAGATTGTCATTACAAGCGAAAACAAATTGATACCCGATCAATTACTTGAAGTAATCGATCTTGCGAAAGGTGAAAGGACAGCTATACCGATTGATTGGAAGGATTCCAATGAAGCCTATGCGACCCTTGAAAGAGAGCGTCCTACAGCCTATATCATGCCGCCAGCCTACCATGATATTGCGCGTAAACTTGAAATTTTAGGAGTGAAAGTAGAAAAATTAAATAAACCAATGAAACTACAAATTGAAGGCTTCAAAGTGATTGATAATAAAGTTTCAACAACTCTAGAAAATGGTCACTATACAAATCAAGTAACAACAGAAGTTACAACAAAAGAACAAACCTTCCCTAAAGGAAGCTATGTTTTCAACATGTCTCAAGCAAATGCAAACGTCATTGCCATTGCCCTTGAACCAGAATCCATCGACAGCTACGTCACCTTCAACTTCATCCCTGTTGAGAAGGGGGACGAAATTCCAATATATCGTTATATGAAGGAAGGAAAGCTACCAACGAAATAG